A window of Echeneis naucrates chromosome 13, fEcheNa1.1, whole genome shotgun sequence contains these coding sequences:
- the LOC115052792 gene encoding porphobilinogen deaminase isoform X1: MDLLSGERATESDHITEVKQIVDMSEEKKSPDGNGKVSRVIRIGTRKSQLACIQTDSVAAKLKELYPDLHLEIIGMTTTGDKILDTALSKIGEKSLFTKELENALERNEVDLVVHSLKDLPTTLPPGFTIGAVLKRENPHDAVVLHPKHAGKSLDTLPENSVIGTSSLRRAAQLKKRFPHLEFKDIRGNLNTRLKKLDEKADFAAIILAAAGLRRMGWENRISQILEPEDCMYAVGQGALAVEVRARDTDILEMVSVLHDSDTVLRCIAERAFLKQLEGGCSVPVAVHTEVKDSQLYLTGAVYSLDGSDSLKETMQASVAADDKSSEEPEEPVQHVGITASKISGEAQGRAERLGVDLANLLLSKGAKEILTVARQLNDAR, from the exons ATGGATTTACTGTCCGGGGAACGCGCCACTGAGTCGGACCACATCACCGAAGTGAAGCAGATCGTCGACATGTCGGAGGAAAAGAAATCTCCG gatGGGAACGGGAAGGTTAGCCGGGTCATCCGGATTGGAACCCGAAAAAGCCAG TTGGCTTGCATTCAGACTGACAGTGTGGCGGCAAAGCTGAAAGAACTGTATCCCGACCTCCACTTGGAAATAA ttggCATGACAACGACAGGAGACAAAATCCTTGACACAGCTTTATCGAAG ATTGGAGAGAAGAGTTTGTTCACCAAAGAGTTGGAAAATGCTCTGGAGAGGAACGA GGTCGATCTGGTCGTTCACTCGCTGAAAGATCTTCCCACCACGCTGCCTCCAGGATTCACCATCGGAGCCGTGCTGAA GAGAGAAAATCCCCACGATGCAGTTGTGTTGCATCCAAAACATGCAGGGAAATCTCTGGATACGCTTCCAGAAAACAG CGTGATCGGGACCAGCTCACTGCGCCGTGCTGCCCAGCTGAAGAAGAGATTCCCCCATCTGGAGTTCAAAGACATC CGAGGGAACCTGAACACGCGTCTGAAGAAGCTGGATGAGAAGGCCGACTTTGCTGCCATCATCCTGGCTGCCGCCGGCCTCAGGAGGATGGGCTGGGAGAACCGGATCAGCCAG atCCTGGAACCTGAAGACTGCATGTACGCTGTTGGACAG gGAGCTCTGGCTGTGGAGGTTCGGGCCAGAGACACAGACATCCTGGAGATGGTGTCTGTCCTCCACGACTCGGACACTGTGCTGCGCTGCATCGCTGAGAGAGCTTTCCTCAAACAGCTg GAGGGGGGGTGCAGCGTCCCTGTGGCGGTCCACACGGAGGTTAAAGACTCCCAG cTCTACCTGACGGGGGCCGTTTACAGCCTGGATGGATCGGACAGTCTGAAGGAGACCATGCAGGCCAGCGTCGCTGCTGATGACAAG AGCTCGGAGGAGCCGGAGGAGCCGGTCCAGCACGTCGGCATCACCGCCAGTAAGATCTCGGGGGAGGCCCAGGGCAGAGCTGAGCGGCTGGGGGTCGACCTGGCCAACTTACTGCTGAGCAAAGGAGCCAAGGAGATCCTGACGGTAGCCAGGCAGCTCAACGACGCCAGATAA
- the ubash3bb gene encoding ubiquitin associated and SH3 domain containing Bb isoform X3 — translation MAAKEDLYSKILPRRLRQNRLGSVKCGSNLDVLLSMGFPRPRALKALVSTGGRNVQAACDWLFSHVDDPFLDDSLPREFVLYLRPSGPLQNQLSHFWQQSRVTCGKNKAHNIFPHITLCQFFMCADHKAEALCEALQATVQQWRGRFPSPLPLELYTSSNFIGLFVEEQVADVLKQFAADFATEAARKAEVHVEPHKKQLHVTLAYNFPSDHLPSLEKLAKGIEVKLGCDWLAVLFSRDIRFANHETLRVMYPYTPQNEDELELVPGDFVFISPVDQTSTSEGWVYGTSLASGLSGLLPENYVSLADESDTWVFHGSHSFFSCGPSDRTGKDRGMFDGLLDSRRPDNSSPGDTPTLSLICHPMQQVLRISGGQPRQSKRTLFVCRHGERMDVVFGKHWLSLCSDSKGRYVRSNLNMPPSLPLWGGQRDYDMDTPLTVFGSTQARLIGEALLESNTAIDFVYCSPSLRCVQTAQNILKGLQQDGKLKVRVEPGLFEWTKWVSGTSLPAWIPPTDLAAAHFSVDTMYRPLIPVSKLTVSESYENYMSRSYQVTKDILSDCKNTDHQLQMASLPHPHCGWSCRIRIPYLGFCSCEEQGDTGVWQLMDPPILPLTHGPNHTFDWREALLQE, via the exons GCTCAAAGCTCTGGTATCAACAGGAGGTCGCAATGTGCAAGCGGCATGTGACTG GCTGTTCTCCCACGTGGACGACCCCTTCCTGGACGACTCCCTGCCCAGGGAGTTCGTCCTGTACCTGCGACCCAGTGGACCTCTGCAGAACCAGCTCTCCCACTTCTGGCAGCAGAGCCGGGTCACCTGTGGCAAAAACAAAGCCCACAACATCTTCCCCCACATCACCCTCTGCCAGTTCTTCATG TGTGCAGACCATAAAGCTGAAGCTCTATGTGAGGCCCTCCAGGCCACCGTCCAGCAGTGGCGGGGTCGATTCCCCAGCCCGCTGCCGCTGGAGCTCTACACGTCCTCCAACTTCATCGGCCTGTTCGTGGAGGAGCAGGTGGCCGACGTCCTCAAGCAGTTTGCCGCTGACTTCGCCACCGAAGCTGCAAGGAAGGCAG AGGTCCACGTGGAGCCTCATAAGAAGCAGCTCCATGTAACTCTGGCGTACAACTTCCCCAGCGATCACCTGCCATCGCTGGAAAAACTGGCCAAAGGCATCGAAGTGAAGCtgggctgtgattggctggctgtCCTGTTCTCCCGGGACATCCGGTTTGCTAACCATGAG ACGCTGCGGGTGATGTACCCCTACACGCCTCAGAACGAGGACGAGCTGGAGCTGGTTCCCGGGGACTTCGTCTTCATCTCTCCGGTGGACCAGACCAGCACCAGTGAGGGCTGGGTGTACGGGACCTCGCTCGCGTCCGGGCTGTCCGGCCTGCTGCCTGAGAACTACGTCAGCCTGGCCGATGAGTCCGACACCTGGGTCTTTCATGG CTCCCACTCGTTCTTCAGCTGTGGCCCCAGTGACAGGACAGGTAAGGACAGAGGGATGTTTGACGGACTGCTGGACAGTCGCCGCCCTGATAACTCCAGTCCCGGAGACACGCCCACCCTCAGCCTCATCTGTCACCCGATGCAG CAGGTCCTGCGGATCAGCGGAGGTCAACCCCGGCAGTCCAAACGGACGCTGTTTGTCTGCCGACACGGTGAGAGGATGGACGTGGTGTTTGGGAAACACTGGCTGTCCCTCTGCTCAGACAGTAAAG GTAGATATGTGCGCTCCAATCTGAACATGCCCCCGAGTTTGCCTctgtggggggggcagagagactACGACATGGACACTCCTCTCACCGTGTTCGGGTCCACGCAGGCTCGACTCATCG GGGAGGCGCTGTTGGAGAGCAACACAGCGATCGACTTCGTTTACTGTTCCCCGTCTCTGCGGTGCGTTCAGACGGCGCAGAACATCCTGAAAG GTCTGCAGCAGGATGGAAAACTGAAGGTCAGAGTGGAACCGGGACTTTTTGAATGGACCAAGTGGGTTTCCGGGACCTCCCTGCCGGCGTGGATTCCCCCGACTGACCTGGCTGCGGCGCACTTCAGCGTGGACACGATGTACAG ACCTCTGATCCCCGTCAGCAAGCTCACTGTGTCCGAATCCTACGAGAACTACATGAGTCGGAGCTACCAAGTGACCAAAGACATCCTGTCAGACTGCAAAAACACTG ATCATCAGCTCCAGATGGCTTCCCTTCCTCATCCCCATTGTGGCTGGAGCTGCAGAATCAGG ATCCCCTACCTGGGCTTCTGCTCCTGTGAGGAGCAGGGAGACACGGGGGTGTGGCAGTTAATGGaccctcccatcctccccctcaCACATGGACCGAACCACACCTTCGACTGGAGGGAGGCGCTTCTTCAAGAATGA
- the LOC115052792 gene encoding porphobilinogen deaminase isoform X2 produces MEDGPYKYIRDGNGKVSRVIRIGTRKSQLACIQTDSVAAKLKELYPDLHLEIIGMTTTGDKILDTALSKIGEKSLFTKELENALERNEVDLVVHSLKDLPTTLPPGFTIGAVLKRENPHDAVVLHPKHAGKSLDTLPENSVIGTSSLRRAAQLKKRFPHLEFKDIRGNLNTRLKKLDEKADFAAIILAAAGLRRMGWENRISQILEPEDCMYAVGQGALAVEVRARDTDILEMVSVLHDSDTVLRCIAERAFLKQLEGGCSVPVAVHTEVKDSQLYLTGAVYSLDGSDSLKETMQASVAADDKSSEEPEEPVQHVGITASKISGEAQGRAERLGVDLANLLLSKGAKEILTVARQLNDAR; encoded by the exons ATGGAGGATGGACCTTATAAGTACATCAGG gatGGGAACGGGAAGGTTAGCCGGGTCATCCGGATTGGAACCCGAAAAAGCCAG TTGGCTTGCATTCAGACTGACAGTGTGGCGGCAAAGCTGAAAGAACTGTATCCCGACCTCCACTTGGAAATAA ttggCATGACAACGACAGGAGACAAAATCCTTGACACAGCTTTATCGAAG ATTGGAGAGAAGAGTTTGTTCACCAAAGAGTTGGAAAATGCTCTGGAGAGGAACGA GGTCGATCTGGTCGTTCACTCGCTGAAAGATCTTCCCACCACGCTGCCTCCAGGATTCACCATCGGAGCCGTGCTGAA GAGAGAAAATCCCCACGATGCAGTTGTGTTGCATCCAAAACATGCAGGGAAATCTCTGGATACGCTTCCAGAAAACAG CGTGATCGGGACCAGCTCACTGCGCCGTGCTGCCCAGCTGAAGAAGAGATTCCCCCATCTGGAGTTCAAAGACATC CGAGGGAACCTGAACACGCGTCTGAAGAAGCTGGATGAGAAGGCCGACTTTGCTGCCATCATCCTGGCTGCCGCCGGCCTCAGGAGGATGGGCTGGGAGAACCGGATCAGCCAG atCCTGGAACCTGAAGACTGCATGTACGCTGTTGGACAG gGAGCTCTGGCTGTGGAGGTTCGGGCCAGAGACACAGACATCCTGGAGATGGTGTCTGTCCTCCACGACTCGGACACTGTGCTGCGCTGCATCGCTGAGAGAGCTTTCCTCAAACAGCTg GAGGGGGGGTGCAGCGTCCCTGTGGCGGTCCACACGGAGGTTAAAGACTCCCAG cTCTACCTGACGGGGGCCGTTTACAGCCTGGATGGATCGGACAGTCTGAAGGAGACCATGCAGGCCAGCGTCGCTGCTGATGACAAG AGCTCGGAGGAGCCGGAGGAGCCGGTCCAGCACGTCGGCATCACCGCCAGTAAGATCTCGGGGGAGGCCCAGGGCAGAGCTGAGCGGCTGGGGGTCGACCTGGCCAACTTACTGCTGAGCAAAGGAGCCAAGGAGATCCTGACGGTAGCCAGGCAGCTCAACGACGCCAGATAA
- the ubash3bb gene encoding ubiquitin associated and SH3 domain containing Bb isoform X4: MAAKEDLYSKILPRRLRQNRLGSVKCGSNLDVLLSMGFPRPRALKALVSTGGRNVQAACDWLFSHVDDPFLDDSLPREFVLYLRPSGPLQNQLSHFWQQSRVTCGKNKAHNIFPHITLCQFFMCADHKAEALCEALQATVQQWRGRFPSPLPLELYTSSNFIGLFVEEQVADVLKQFAADFATEAARKAEVHVEPHKKQLHVTLAYNFPSDHLPSLEKLAKGIEVKLGCDWLAVLFSRDIRFANHETLRVMYPYTPQNEDELELVPGDFVFISPVDQTSTSEGWVYGTSLASGLSGLLPENYVSLADESDTWVFHGSHSFFSCGPSDRTGKDRGMFDGLLDSRRPDNSSPGDTPTLSLICHPMQQVLRISGGQPRQSKRTLFVCRHGERMDVVFGKHWLSLCSDSKGRYVRSNLNMPPSLPLWGGQRDYDMDTPLTVFGSTQARLIGEALLESNTAIDFVYCSPSLRCVQTAQNILKGLQQDGKLKVRVEPGLFEWTKWVSGTSLPAWIPPTDLAAAHFSVDTMYRPLIPVSKLTVSESYENYMSRSYQVTKDILSDCKNTDHQLQMASLPHPHCGWSCRIRVCAHKTSEISPTWASAPVRSRETRGCGS, from the exons GCTCAAAGCTCTGGTATCAACAGGAGGTCGCAATGTGCAAGCGGCATGTGACTG GCTGTTCTCCCACGTGGACGACCCCTTCCTGGACGACTCCCTGCCCAGGGAGTTCGTCCTGTACCTGCGACCCAGTGGACCTCTGCAGAACCAGCTCTCCCACTTCTGGCAGCAGAGCCGGGTCACCTGTGGCAAAAACAAAGCCCACAACATCTTCCCCCACATCACCCTCTGCCAGTTCTTCATG TGTGCAGACCATAAAGCTGAAGCTCTATGTGAGGCCCTCCAGGCCACCGTCCAGCAGTGGCGGGGTCGATTCCCCAGCCCGCTGCCGCTGGAGCTCTACACGTCCTCCAACTTCATCGGCCTGTTCGTGGAGGAGCAGGTGGCCGACGTCCTCAAGCAGTTTGCCGCTGACTTCGCCACCGAAGCTGCAAGGAAGGCAG AGGTCCACGTGGAGCCTCATAAGAAGCAGCTCCATGTAACTCTGGCGTACAACTTCCCCAGCGATCACCTGCCATCGCTGGAAAAACTGGCCAAAGGCATCGAAGTGAAGCtgggctgtgattggctggctgtCCTGTTCTCCCGGGACATCCGGTTTGCTAACCATGAG ACGCTGCGGGTGATGTACCCCTACACGCCTCAGAACGAGGACGAGCTGGAGCTGGTTCCCGGGGACTTCGTCTTCATCTCTCCGGTGGACCAGACCAGCACCAGTGAGGGCTGGGTGTACGGGACCTCGCTCGCGTCCGGGCTGTCCGGCCTGCTGCCTGAGAACTACGTCAGCCTGGCCGATGAGTCCGACACCTGGGTCTTTCATGG CTCCCACTCGTTCTTCAGCTGTGGCCCCAGTGACAGGACAGGTAAGGACAGAGGGATGTTTGACGGACTGCTGGACAGTCGCCGCCCTGATAACTCCAGTCCCGGAGACACGCCCACCCTCAGCCTCATCTGTCACCCGATGCAG CAGGTCCTGCGGATCAGCGGAGGTCAACCCCGGCAGTCCAAACGGACGCTGTTTGTCTGCCGACACGGTGAGAGGATGGACGTGGTGTTTGGGAAACACTGGCTGTCCCTCTGCTCAGACAGTAAAG GTAGATATGTGCGCTCCAATCTGAACATGCCCCCGAGTTTGCCTctgtggggggggcagagagactACGACATGGACACTCCTCTCACCGTGTTCGGGTCCACGCAGGCTCGACTCATCG GGGAGGCGCTGTTGGAGAGCAACACAGCGATCGACTTCGTTTACTGTTCCCCGTCTCTGCGGTGCGTTCAGACGGCGCAGAACATCCTGAAAG GTCTGCAGCAGGATGGAAAACTGAAGGTCAGAGTGGAACCGGGACTTTTTGAATGGACCAAGTGGGTTTCCGGGACCTCCCTGCCGGCGTGGATTCCCCCGACTGACCTGGCTGCGGCGCACTTCAGCGTGGACACGATGTACAG ACCTCTGATCCCCGTCAGCAAGCTCACTGTGTCCGAATCCTACGAGAACTACATGAGTCGGAGCTACCAAGTGACCAAAGACATCCTGTCAGACTGCAAAAACACTG ATCATCAGCTCCAGATGGCTTCCCTTCCTCATCCCCATTGTGGCTGGAGCTGCAGAATCAGGGTGTGTGCTCATAAAACCTCAGAGAT ATCCCCTACCTGGGCTTCTGCTCCTGTGAGGAGCAGGGAGACACGGGGGTGTGGCAGTTAA
- the ubash3bb gene encoding ubiquitin associated and SH3 domain containing Bb isoform X1 has protein sequence MAAKEDLYSKILPRRLRQNRLGSVKCGSNLDVLLSMGFPRPRALKALVSTGGRNVQAACDWLFSHVDDPFLDDSLPREFVLYLRPSGPLQNQLSHFWQQSRVTCGKNKAHNIFPHITLCQFFMCADHKAEALCEALQATVQQWRGRFPSPLPLELYTSSNFIGLFVEEQVADVLKQFAADFATEAARKAEVHVEPHKKQLHVTLAYNFPSDHLPSLEKLAKGIEVKLGCDWLAVLFSRDIRFANHETLRVMYPYTPQNEDELELVPGDFVFISPVDQTSTSEGWVYGTSLASGLSGLLPENYVSLADESDTWVFHGSHSFFSCGPSDRTGKDRGMFDGLLDSRRPDNSSPGDTPTLSLICHPMQQVLRISGGQPRQSKRTLFVCRHGERMDVVFGKHWLSLCSDSKGRYVRSNLNMPPSLPLWGGQRDYDMDTPLTVFGSTQARLIGEALLESNTAIDFVYCSPSLRCVQTAQNILKGLQQDGKLKVRVEPGLFEWTKWVSGTSLPAWIPPTDLAAAHFSVDTMYRPLIPVSKLTVSESYENYMSRSYQVTKDILSDCKNTGNNVLIVAHASSLEACTRQLQGRSPQSAKDFIQVVRKIPYLGFCSCEEQGDTGVWQLMDPPILPLTHGPNHTFDWREALLQE, from the exons GCTCAAAGCTCTGGTATCAACAGGAGGTCGCAATGTGCAAGCGGCATGTGACTG GCTGTTCTCCCACGTGGACGACCCCTTCCTGGACGACTCCCTGCCCAGGGAGTTCGTCCTGTACCTGCGACCCAGTGGACCTCTGCAGAACCAGCTCTCCCACTTCTGGCAGCAGAGCCGGGTCACCTGTGGCAAAAACAAAGCCCACAACATCTTCCCCCACATCACCCTCTGCCAGTTCTTCATG TGTGCAGACCATAAAGCTGAAGCTCTATGTGAGGCCCTCCAGGCCACCGTCCAGCAGTGGCGGGGTCGATTCCCCAGCCCGCTGCCGCTGGAGCTCTACACGTCCTCCAACTTCATCGGCCTGTTCGTGGAGGAGCAGGTGGCCGACGTCCTCAAGCAGTTTGCCGCTGACTTCGCCACCGAAGCTGCAAGGAAGGCAG AGGTCCACGTGGAGCCTCATAAGAAGCAGCTCCATGTAACTCTGGCGTACAACTTCCCCAGCGATCACCTGCCATCGCTGGAAAAACTGGCCAAAGGCATCGAAGTGAAGCtgggctgtgattggctggctgtCCTGTTCTCCCGGGACATCCGGTTTGCTAACCATGAG ACGCTGCGGGTGATGTACCCCTACACGCCTCAGAACGAGGACGAGCTGGAGCTGGTTCCCGGGGACTTCGTCTTCATCTCTCCGGTGGACCAGACCAGCACCAGTGAGGGCTGGGTGTACGGGACCTCGCTCGCGTCCGGGCTGTCCGGCCTGCTGCCTGAGAACTACGTCAGCCTGGCCGATGAGTCCGACACCTGGGTCTTTCATGG CTCCCACTCGTTCTTCAGCTGTGGCCCCAGTGACAGGACAGGTAAGGACAGAGGGATGTTTGACGGACTGCTGGACAGTCGCCGCCCTGATAACTCCAGTCCCGGAGACACGCCCACCCTCAGCCTCATCTGTCACCCGATGCAG CAGGTCCTGCGGATCAGCGGAGGTCAACCCCGGCAGTCCAAACGGACGCTGTTTGTCTGCCGACACGGTGAGAGGATGGACGTGGTGTTTGGGAAACACTGGCTGTCCCTCTGCTCAGACAGTAAAG GTAGATATGTGCGCTCCAATCTGAACATGCCCCCGAGTTTGCCTctgtggggggggcagagagactACGACATGGACACTCCTCTCACCGTGTTCGGGTCCACGCAGGCTCGACTCATCG GGGAGGCGCTGTTGGAGAGCAACACAGCGATCGACTTCGTTTACTGTTCCCCGTCTCTGCGGTGCGTTCAGACGGCGCAGAACATCCTGAAAG GTCTGCAGCAGGATGGAAAACTGAAGGTCAGAGTGGAACCGGGACTTTTTGAATGGACCAAGTGGGTTTCCGGGACCTCCCTGCCGGCGTGGATTCCCCCGACTGACCTGGCTGCGGCGCACTTCAGCGTGGACACGATGTACAG ACCTCTGATCCCCGTCAGCAAGCTCACTGTGTCCGAATCCTACGAGAACTACATGAGTCGGAGCTACCAAGTGACCAAAGACATCCTGTCAGACTGCAAAAACACTG GAAACAACGTGCTGATTGTGGCCCACGCTTCTTCCTTAGAGGCCTGCACCCGCCAGCTGCAGGGCCGCAGCCCACAGAGCGCCAAGGACTTCATCCAAGTCGTCCGAAAG ATCCCCTACCTGGGCTTCTGCTCCTGTGAGGAGCAGGGAGACACGGGGGTGTGGCAGTTAATGGaccctcccatcctccccctcaCACATGGACCGAACCACACCTTCGACTGGAGGGAGGCGCTTCTTCAAGAATGA
- the ubash3bb gene encoding ubiquitin associated and SH3 domain containing Bb isoform X2, translated as MAAKEDLYSKILPRRLRQNRLGSVKCGSNLDVLLSMGFPRPRALKALVSTGGRNVQAACDWLFSHVDDPFLDDSLPREFVLYLRPSGPLQNQLSHFWQQSRVTCGKNKAHNIFPHITLCQFFMCADHKAEALCEALQATVQQWRGRFPSPLPLELYTSSNFIGLFVEEQVADVLKQFAADFATEAARKAEVHVEPHKKQLHVTLAYNFPSDHLPSLEKLAKGIEVKLGCDWLAVLFSRDIRFANHETLRVMYPYTPQNEDELELVPGDFVFISPVDQTSTSEGWVYGTSLASGLSGLLPENYVSLADESDTWVFHGSHSFFSCGPSDRTGKDRGMFDGLLDSRRPDNSSPGDTPTLSLICHPMQVLRISGGQPRQSKRTLFVCRHGERMDVVFGKHWLSLCSDSKGRYVRSNLNMPPSLPLWGGQRDYDMDTPLTVFGSTQARLIGEALLESNTAIDFVYCSPSLRCVQTAQNILKGLQQDGKLKVRVEPGLFEWTKWVSGTSLPAWIPPTDLAAAHFSVDTMYRPLIPVSKLTVSESYENYMSRSYQVTKDILSDCKNTGNNVLIVAHASSLEACTRQLQGRSPQSAKDFIQVVRKIPYLGFCSCEEQGDTGVWQLMDPPILPLTHGPNHTFDWREALLQE; from the exons GCTCAAAGCTCTGGTATCAACAGGAGGTCGCAATGTGCAAGCGGCATGTGACTG GCTGTTCTCCCACGTGGACGACCCCTTCCTGGACGACTCCCTGCCCAGGGAGTTCGTCCTGTACCTGCGACCCAGTGGACCTCTGCAGAACCAGCTCTCCCACTTCTGGCAGCAGAGCCGGGTCACCTGTGGCAAAAACAAAGCCCACAACATCTTCCCCCACATCACCCTCTGCCAGTTCTTCATG TGTGCAGACCATAAAGCTGAAGCTCTATGTGAGGCCCTCCAGGCCACCGTCCAGCAGTGGCGGGGTCGATTCCCCAGCCCGCTGCCGCTGGAGCTCTACACGTCCTCCAACTTCATCGGCCTGTTCGTGGAGGAGCAGGTGGCCGACGTCCTCAAGCAGTTTGCCGCTGACTTCGCCACCGAAGCTGCAAGGAAGGCAG AGGTCCACGTGGAGCCTCATAAGAAGCAGCTCCATGTAACTCTGGCGTACAACTTCCCCAGCGATCACCTGCCATCGCTGGAAAAACTGGCCAAAGGCATCGAAGTGAAGCtgggctgtgattggctggctgtCCTGTTCTCCCGGGACATCCGGTTTGCTAACCATGAG ACGCTGCGGGTGATGTACCCCTACACGCCTCAGAACGAGGACGAGCTGGAGCTGGTTCCCGGGGACTTCGTCTTCATCTCTCCGGTGGACCAGACCAGCACCAGTGAGGGCTGGGTGTACGGGACCTCGCTCGCGTCCGGGCTGTCCGGCCTGCTGCCTGAGAACTACGTCAGCCTGGCCGATGAGTCCGACACCTGGGTCTTTCATGG CTCCCACTCGTTCTTCAGCTGTGGCCCCAGTGACAGGACAGGTAAGGACAGAGGGATGTTTGACGGACTGCTGGACAGTCGCCGCCCTGATAACTCCAGTCCCGGAGACACGCCCACCCTCAGCCTCATCTGTCACCCGATGCAG GTCCTGCGGATCAGCGGAGGTCAACCCCGGCAGTCCAAACGGACGCTGTTTGTCTGCCGACACGGTGAGAGGATGGACGTGGTGTTTGGGAAACACTGGCTGTCCCTCTGCTCAGACAGTAAAG GTAGATATGTGCGCTCCAATCTGAACATGCCCCCGAGTTTGCCTctgtggggggggcagagagactACGACATGGACACTCCTCTCACCGTGTTCGGGTCCACGCAGGCTCGACTCATCG GGGAGGCGCTGTTGGAGAGCAACACAGCGATCGACTTCGTTTACTGTTCCCCGTCTCTGCGGTGCGTTCAGACGGCGCAGAACATCCTGAAAG GTCTGCAGCAGGATGGAAAACTGAAGGTCAGAGTGGAACCGGGACTTTTTGAATGGACCAAGTGGGTTTCCGGGACCTCCCTGCCGGCGTGGATTCCCCCGACTGACCTGGCTGCGGCGCACTTCAGCGTGGACACGATGTACAG ACCTCTGATCCCCGTCAGCAAGCTCACTGTGTCCGAATCCTACGAGAACTACATGAGTCGGAGCTACCAAGTGACCAAAGACATCCTGTCAGACTGCAAAAACACTG GAAACAACGTGCTGATTGTGGCCCACGCTTCTTCCTTAGAGGCCTGCACCCGCCAGCTGCAGGGCCGCAGCCCACAGAGCGCCAAGGACTTCATCCAAGTCGTCCGAAAG ATCCCCTACCTGGGCTTCTGCTCCTGTGAGGAGCAGGGAGACACGGGGGTGTGGCAGTTAATGGaccctcccatcctccccctcaCACATGGACCGAACCACACCTTCGACTGGAGGGAGGCGCTTCTTCAAGAATGA